The proteins below come from a single Isoptericola dokdonensis DS-3 genomic window:
- a CDS encoding SigE family RNA polymerase sigma factor, which yields MPVVVAPEGDVDRDAEFEAFMTQAEPLLGRTAYLLTGDRHRAEELVQQALVRTYVAWPRARARDPLAYARKVLANARIDTWRKHRREVLLAADDLPDGRQAGPDDAHADRDLLVRALARLPERRRRVVVLRYLVDLGEREVAEDLGITVGAVKSAASRGLAQLRGELAGSSVPAVGTEVSR from the coding sequence ATGCCGGTGGTCGTCGCACCCGAGGGGGACGTCGATCGCGACGCCGAGTTCGAGGCGTTCATGACGCAGGCGGAGCCGCTGCTCGGCCGGACGGCCTACCTGCTCACGGGCGACCGGCACCGCGCGGAGGAGCTCGTCCAGCAGGCGCTCGTGCGGACGTACGTCGCATGGCCGCGCGCCCGGGCGCGAGACCCGCTCGCCTACGCACGCAAGGTGCTGGCGAACGCCCGGATCGACACGTGGCGCAAGCACCGCCGGGAGGTCCTGCTCGCCGCGGACGACCTGCCCGACGGCCGGCAGGCGGGGCCGGACGACGCTCACGCCGACCGGGACCTGCTGGTGCGGGCGCTGGCCAGGTTGCCCGAGCGGCGGCGCCGGGTCGTGGTGCTGCGCTACCTCGTCGACCTCGGCGAGCGCGAGGTCGCCGAGGACCTCGGCATCACCGTCGGAGCGGTCAAGTCGGCCGCGTCCCGGGGGCTCGCGCAGCTGCGGGGCGAGCTCGCCGGTTCCTCCGTCCCCGCGGTCGGGACGGAGGTCTCGCGATGA
- a CDS encoding Na+/H+ antiporter NhaC family protein, whose protein sequence is MIETYPVLTLVPPVLAIVLVVATRKVLLSLGAGVLAAALLVADLAPLDTLRLVWEAFAGIFWTDGAVNTWYVYILAFVLILGVIAAFIMMSGGTSAFADWAVQRIRTRRGAQVLPAIMGIVIFIDDYFNALAVGQVAKPVTDRHRVARAKLAYIIDSTSAPVSVLAPFSSWGAYIMGILAPIIAASTLGISSVQAFLGAAANNFYAIAAALTVWLVVVLRLDVGPMRREELRAVEHGQTFGDDATVPGQLSEDLPVHEPGAKRALFVPFALLVLGVLGGIVWTGHAAAGTWSPVEILAETDPAGSLLVGGVLGLAAAIYYYLRYTAPNPRFSRQHFGQGWVEGVKAMWPAVSILVLAWMLTGLIDQLGTGAYLGGLVESADLSPAWLVPITFVVAAAMAFATGTSWGSFALLLPLVGGIMNSVGEPDLLLPALGAVLAGAVLGDHVSPISDTTILSSTGAGCDVIVHVVTQLPYAGAAALASLVGYVALALGAGTAVGLAVTVVVLVGTVLVARAVSRPVEESVPATT, encoded by the coding sequence ATGATCGAGACGTACCCGGTCCTCACCCTCGTCCCGCCGGTGCTCGCCATCGTCCTGGTCGTCGCCACGCGGAAGGTGCTGCTCAGCCTGGGGGCGGGTGTCCTCGCGGCGGCGCTGCTCGTCGCGGACCTCGCCCCGCTCGACACCCTCCGGCTCGTCTGGGAGGCGTTCGCGGGGATCTTCTGGACGGACGGCGCGGTCAACACCTGGTACGTGTACATCCTCGCGTTCGTGCTGATCCTCGGCGTGATCGCCGCGTTCATCATGATGTCCGGCGGCACGTCCGCGTTCGCCGACTGGGCGGTGCAGCGCATCCGCACCCGCCGCGGCGCGCAGGTGCTGCCCGCGATCATGGGGATCGTCATCTTCATCGACGACTACTTCAACGCCCTCGCCGTCGGGCAGGTCGCCAAGCCGGTCACCGACCGGCACCGGGTCGCCCGCGCGAAGCTCGCCTACATCATCGACTCGACGTCCGCGCCCGTGTCGGTGCTCGCCCCGTTCTCGAGCTGGGGCGCCTACATCATGGGCATCCTCGCGCCGATCATCGCGGCCTCCACGCTCGGCATCTCCAGCGTGCAGGCCTTCCTCGGTGCCGCCGCGAACAACTTCTACGCCATCGCCGCGGCGCTCACCGTGTGGCTCGTCGTCGTGCTGCGGCTCGACGTCGGCCCGATGCGCCGCGAGGAGCTCCGCGCCGTCGAGCACGGGCAGACGTTCGGCGACGACGCGACCGTCCCCGGCCAGCTCTCCGAGGACCTGCCCGTGCACGAGCCCGGCGCCAAGCGGGCGCTGTTCGTGCCGTTCGCGCTCCTCGTCCTGGGCGTGCTCGGCGGCATCGTGTGGACGGGGCACGCCGCCGCCGGGACCTGGTCGCCGGTGGAGATCCTCGCCGAGACCGACCCCGCCGGTTCCCTCCTCGTCGGCGGCGTCCTTGGTCTGGCGGCCGCGATCTACTACTACCTGCGCTACACCGCACCCAACCCGAGGTTCTCCCGGCAGCACTTCGGGCAGGGCTGGGTCGAGGGCGTCAAGGCCATGTGGCCCGCCGTGAGCATCCTGGTGCTCGCGTGGATGCTCACCGGCCTCATCGACCAGCTCGGCACCGGCGCGTACCTCGGCGGGCTCGTCGAGAGCGCCGACCTGTCCCCCGCCTGGCTCGTCCCCATCACGTTCGTCGTCGCCGCGGCGATGGCGTTCGCCACCGGGACGTCGTGGGGTTCCTTCGCGCTCCTGCTGCCGCTGGTCGGCGGCATCATGAACTCCGTCGGCGAGCCCGACCTGCTGCTCCCCGCCCTCGGCGCCGTCCTCGCCGGCGCCGTCCTCGGCGACCACGTCTCGCCCATCAGCGACACGACGATCCTGTCGTCCACCGGCGCCGGGTGCGACGTCATCGTGCACGTCGTCACGCAGCTCCCCTACGCGGGTGCCGCCGCCCTGGCCTCCCTCGTCGGGTACGTCGCCCTCGCCCTCGGTGCGGGGACCGCCGTCGGGCTGGCCGTCACCGTCGTCGTGCTGGTGGGCACGGTGCTGGTGGCCCGTGCCGTGAGCCGGCCCGTCGAGGAGTCCGTGCCCGCGACGACCTGA